The genomic stretch CCCCAGCCATCGCTGAAGCTGTCGAAGAGCGTGAGCGTGTACACGCAATCGCCAGCGGGCGGCGTTGCGCAGGTGATGGCCAGCGGCGCGCAGGTGGCGTTGGTGGCGCAGTTGTACAGGTCGATCAGCACACGGAGCTGCCCGGTGAAGCCCGCTGTCCAGGTCACCGTGGATTGCAGTCCGCAGAAATCGTCGTTGTAGCCGAGCGAGCCGCCACCGGCGTTGTTGTAAAGGGTGATCTGCGTATCGAAGGAGGCGCCGCAGGTGCTGAAGGTGTACGTGTTGCCCGTCACCACATTGATCAGCGCGTACTGGCCGCCCTGCACGCAGGGCACATTGGTGGTGCCCGGGCAGGTGGGCGTCACGGCCGCGCCCGTGAGCACATTGTTGTTAGGGCACTGCGCGATGGCAGCGGCAGCGAAAAGCAGGAAGAGAAGGGAAGCGGCGAATCTCACCATGGCCCGTTGGATTAGCGTTGGTGAATGTAGGGGAACCAATGAAGCAGCGTTCCAAAGGCCTCCTCGCTTTTCAACGCCAAGTGGCCGATCACTCCTTCACCCAGCGCAAGCTCGTGCGTGCGCCATCGGCTCCTTCAACCCTGATCAGGTAAGCGCCTGAAGGGAGCTGCGTGGTACCGATGGTGGTCATGCCTGCGACATGGGTTCGCATAGCCACCACTTGGCCCAAGGCATCGAGGACCTCGACCCGGTGAGGCGATGAAGGCAGGGTGAGCGTGATTTGCTCGCGGCCCGGGTTGGGCGCAACAGCAACCAACTGGACGCTCGCTGTGGTTGCTGCGCCAAGAGTGAAGTCGCATTCGGTGCCAGGAGCAGTCCATGGCCCAAAAAACGTCAGGTCGGCATCCCAGTAGCACATTAACATCTCTCCTACATCTATTATAATCCCGCAGTATGCGTAGGGAACGAAATTGGATGTGAACCCGACCCGTTCGTAATAGAAGGCGTTGCCAGCGATGATCTCCCCATTCGGACCGAGCATACCGTAGGCCCAACGGCGCAAAGACACTCCATTCACGACTACATGGCTCGTATCCAAGACCTGGTA from Flavobacteriales bacterium encodes the following:
- a CDS encoding T9SS type A sorting domain-containing protein, with product MRITILFLFAMPLLVTAQNWCPPGATWNFEELSIGFTGYRHRVYEGDTIVLGQNAQRIRTTGMRVDLLLQDTVWIDQVQYTSLLSNVLMVPAWSPNGVAWDTLLRFDAVPGDRWYPPGYGQACAGLEPFGQYQVLDTSHVVVNGVSLRRWAYGMLGPNGEIIAGNAFYYERVGFTSNFVPYAYCGIIIDVGEMLMCYWDADLTFFGPWTAPGTECDFTLGAATTASVQLVAVAPNPGREQITLTLPSSPHRVEVLDALGQVVAMRTHVAGMTTIGTTQLPSGAYLIRVEGADGARTSLRWVKE